One window of Hypanus sabinus isolate sHypSab1 chromosome 10, sHypSab1.hap1, whole genome shotgun sequence genomic DNA carries:
- the LOC132400532 gene encoding CCN family member 2-like: MFGVDPKASLLARAAARLRQPDWDGIKSPRFSHSTDTNFSRERERETEKKTEDSADRLDRNCFARGRKLQCNMFAGLKNVNFVPFLLMALPCLASANECQTPCRCPGNPPVCPAGVSLVTDDCGCCKVCAKQVGEVCSQRQPCDHHKGLFCSREHGFNPSASSGVCTAKEGAPCMMDGAVYKSGETFQNGCKFQCTCMDGSLGCVPICTPSIRLATPDCPVPRLVKVPGKCCEKWVCEQSRRDAIFGSALAAYREEATYGPDPSMFRANCLVQTTEWSACSKTCGMGISTRVTNDNSECRLEKQSRLCTVRPCEMNMKETIKRGKRCIRTPKVYRPTKFEFSGCTSVKSYRTKFCGVCTDGRCCTPHRTATLPVEFKCPNGELMKKKMMFIKTCACHYNCPMDNDIFQSLYYRKMIGDMA, encoded by the exons ATGTTTGGTGTTGATCCAAAAGCAAGTCTGCTGGCGAGGGCGGCCGCCCGCTTGCGTCAGCCCGACTGGGACGGGATAAAAAGCCCTCGCTTCAGCCACTCAACAGATACAAACttctcgagagagagagagagagagacggagaaaaaGACTGAAGACTCAGCAGATCGACTCGATCGCAACTGCTTTGCAAGAGGAAGGAAACTCCAGTGCAACATGTTTGCTGGACTGAAGAACGTTAACTTTGTACCATTCCTGCTAATGGCACTGCCTTGTTTG GCCTCCGCCAATGAATGCCAGACTCCCTGTAGGTGCCCCGGGAATCCCCCAGTCTGCCCTGCCGGGGTCTCGCTGGTTACCGACGATTGCGGCTGCTGCAAGGTCTGCGCCAAGCAAGTGGGCGAGGTCTGCTCCCAACGCCAGCCCTGCGACCACCACAAGGGCCTCTTCTGCTCCAGGGAGCACGGATTCAACCCCTCCGCCAGCTCTGGAGTTTGTACCG ctaaggAAGGAGCTCCTTGCATGATGGACGGCGCCGTCTACAAGAGCGGTGAAACTTTCCAGAATGGCTGCAAGTTCCAATGCACCTGCATGGACGGTTCCCTCGGCTGCGTCCCTATCTGCACTCCGAGCATTCGTCTGGCCACCCCCGACTGCCCCGTGCCCAGGTTGGTTAAAGTACCCGGCAAGTGCTGTGAGAAATGGGTCTGCGAACAGTCGCGTCGTGACGCTATCTTTGGATCCGCACTGGCAG CCTATAGGGAAGAAGCGACCTATGGCCCAGACCCCTCCATGTTCCGTGCCAACTGTCTTGTACAGACTACTGAGTGGAGTGCCTGTTCCAAGACCTGTGGGATGGGCATCTCAACCCGGGTAACCAACGACAACAGCGAATGCAGACTGGAGAAGCAGTCCAGGCTTTGCACTGTCAGGCCTTGCGAAATGAATATGAAAGAGACGATAAAG AGAGGTAAGCGGTGTATCCGCACACCAAAGGTCTACAGACCCACCAAGTTTGAATTCTCTGGCTGTACCAGCGTGAAGTCCTACAGAACCAAATTCTGCGGCGTCTGTACGGACGGCCGATGCTGCACTCCTCACAGAACCGCCACCCTGCCCGTTGAGTTCAAATGTCCCAACGGAGAACTCATGAAGAAAAAGATGATGTTCATCAAGACCTGTGCCTGTCACTACAACTGCCCCATGGACAATGATATCTTCCAGTccttgtattacaggaaaatgaTTGGCGATATGGCCTAA